Genomic window (Paenibacillus sp. PK3_47):
TATCGTCTGTACCAAGTTTGGTAACATAGACACGTATATACTGAGCAATTACAGGAGATTCAAAAGTAAAGGTTTGAATAGAACCGTTGTTAACATACCCCGTGTAAGCCTGTCCTTGCACATCCGTCCAAGATTTAGCATCAGCACTGCTCTGTATTTTAAAATCAACAGGAAAACCCAGTTTAGCTCTTGGAGTTAATTGAATCCCACCAATCATTTGGATATCTCCTGAATCTACTATTATCCATTCTGTACTTGTCGATGGATAGCGTGCTATACTTGACCAACTTGTAGAAGCATTTTGATCAACTAATCTAGATGCTGGCCAATCACTTAGTGCAGAAGAAGTGGCAACAGTAGAGAATTGAACGTTAATATCAGCTAGTTGAAAGTAATAGCCTCCATTATCGTCTCTTCCCAACTTCGTGGCATAAATTCTTATGTATTTTGCAACTACCGAAGACCCAAATTCAAAAGTACGGATCGAACCATCATTAATATAATTGCTATAAGAATGGCCTGGAATATCGGTCCATGTTTCCGCATCTTCACTAGATTGTATTTTAAAATTAACCGGGAAAGACAGCTTACTCCGTGGGGTTACTTGAACTCCACTTACTATCCTACTTTTACCAAGATCAACAGCTACCCATTCCACATCGCTTTCATTCCCTCTATTCTTACTAGACCATACTGTATGAGCATTATTATCACTCAGTTTATATGGTTCCCACCCCTCTATACTGGATGATGTGAAAATAGGATTACCTGAAACAGGAAACTTGCGTTTAAGATTTCCATTTTTGTCATATAAATAATATATAACACTATTTTTTGAGCTCACAGTATAATCCAATCTATTGTTGCTTGGATCATAATGGTAAACCATACTAGTAGTATTACTAAAAGTTTCAGCATATATAGAGGTCGGTCCCAAAATAATAAACAATAATATGAAACAAACAATTTTATAATCCCTCATTCATATCCTCCTTTAAAAAATGCATGACTCTCCTATATCCCCCGTCCTAAACGATCTAGTTGTAACTGAAAGAGACTGAGTCTAGAAAAAACATTCCCGCCCCGTCTTCACCGGTCGATCTTATAAGAAAATATACAGTAGCAGATACAGCACTCGGCGGTATAGTACCTTGATTGGTGAGTAACTTAAATCCATTAGTAACTTCATTTAACTCTTTTATACTATTTGCTATATAAGAGCCATTAGCCGAATAAAAATCAATGTACATTTGTACTTTTGCTTGATAGAGCATACTGGCATTAATATTTCCAGCGATAGTATATGTTTTGTTTGGGAGAACGCGAAGAGATTGTGAAACTCCCACATACTCATTATTAGGAATCCATTGAGCAGCTACCTTCTGTGACTTCTTTCCATTCAAGACTTGCTGATTGTTTAATGCAGACTTAATATTAATTTTTTTAATCTGATTCCCATTTAAATCGTACTTGAATAAAGTGTTAAAAGGCTGTCCATTATGCATGAACTTCATACTGGTCAATCGTCCAGCTTGGGAATATTGACTCACTGTGTTGTACGTGACAGGAATATCTTCAACTAGTTGAATCTCACTCTCCGATCCCTGCTGCTGAATGACAGTCCAATTTTTGGGCTCTTCTGTCCCAATATTACTTACTTCAAAATCCGAATTACTGAGCAGGTTAGAGTTATAGCTAAAAATCATATCATCAATATAAATTACTGCAGCCCCATTGTTATTTGTTGCTCGAATAAGCGCATATAGACGAACGGTTTCAGCGTTGCGGGGAACCGTACCAGTGTTTGAAACCGTCGTATATCCGCCGTATGTTGTACTTGGTAATTCAACAATATTGGCACCCAGATAGGAGCCCTGTGACATAAAATCAGCGTATAGTTGAACCTTGGCATTACTTAAATTATCTATTTTAATCCTTCCGCTTATTGTGTATTTTTGGTTAGGTATAACTTTCAAAATTTGACTGACTCCCACTGCAGCATCTGCAGAAATATTGGATGCTTCTATTTTTTGCACATGATTTTTCTTTTCATCTCTAAATAATTGAGTTTTATAAGACCCATTACCGAAGCTTGGAATCCAGCCTTTAGCTAAGACTGAGGATCCTTGAGACTCGAAATTCCCGTTATTTATGTTATTCGCTTCTTCACTATATTTAAAATCAAGTGAGTCAACGAATACAGTTCCAGATCCATTGTTGCTTGTACTTCGAATTAAAACATAAACTACTGCATATGTTGTATCATTTGGAATAAGACCCGTACTCGAAAGAGTAATATATTCTCCGTTAGTTACAGTATGGTGTTCAATGATACTTGCCCCCGAATAACCGGTCGGAGTCATAAAATCGATATATAACTGAGCTTTCGCATTAATTAAAGAGTTAATTGATATTGCACCGTTCACTTGAAAGTGCTCTCCTGGTTCTACTTTTATTTTTTGAAGGATTCCTACGTATTGGTTATTTGGTAAAGATGACCCGGTAATCTTTTGGGCTCTATTTCCGCTCATTGTCGGTGAAGTAATCGAATCAAAAACAGGATTATAAGAAGTTGTATAATCCCAGTCATCTGATTTTGATAGAGGAGTGGTGGAAGTTTCAAAATCAGCATTGGCAATTAAATTTGTATCATTTGTATAGATGAATCTCACACTATCAGCAATAAAAGATCCTGATCCATTTGTTGAGGTTGAACGAATTAAACAGTGAATAGCTACCGATGTTGCATCATTAGGCACCTGTGCATTTCCGCCCAAGGTTATGTATTGCCCGGTTGAATGACTGGGTAATTCGAAGATAGTAGAGCTTAGATAAGCGTCCTCTTTATAAAAGTCGGCATATAACTGAACTTTGGCATTCGAAATACTCTCAATATAAAATCTTCCGCTTAATGAAAATGGTTCTCCAGGTGTTACAGTAAAATTTTGTTTGACCGCAGCTATTTGTCCTTCAGGTAGGTTACTAACAGTAATTTTTTGTGCTCGCAGACCTTCCGAAACAGGAGTCTGTATAACCTCAAATATCCCTGATCCCTGTCGCTCCCAATCAACAGCTACTTTCTCATTGCCCGCTTGATTTTCAAATCCGGGATTTGAGATCAAATTATTAGAGTTTGAGCTTGCCTGGATTTCATTTGGATACATGATAATTACTAATATACAGAGGGAAAATAATTGAACACCAAATCCAATGAATTTATTACGGTACATGCTCATTTCTCCTTCATTTGAAGTTCTGTTCACTTAAAATGGTGCCTGTGTGCCTTACTGAAATCAGAAAATCAAAACACACAAAAAGCCCATACATGCTTTAACATGATGGGCATTCGTAAGACTGACTACAGAACTAATTTATATTTCCTTCTTATGTATCCCCATTCACAATCATATGCTAACAATTCAAGTTTGAAAATGGTGGGAAATTGTCGAATTATAGGAAGTTTTGTATAACTCCGTCGAAATCAATGCAAAATATATAAAACTCTTGAAAAGCGCATAGTTGGATTGTAGAAAACTTGCTACCAATTATTATTTATTATTCTCACATCGTCTATATCCAAGTAAGCTCCGGGTGCTTCTCCTCCAACAGCAAAACGTATGATAATATCAGTTGTGTTCGGTAAGGTTACAAAATCCATATAATGATTATGCCACTGCCATTCTCCTTTACTTACCGAGGAATGATTTTCGTTAATATTATTGCCATGGCTGTCAATTTGGATCACGCTCATCTCGGCATGTCCACTTTGGTTTAACGTATAACGCATCGCTGCACTTAAAGAATATCTCACATTAGCAGCCACAGGTATGAGAGACGAATGGGCAAATTGATATGAGTTTGCATCCCCAGTCCCGCTAAATAACCTAAATATAGTTATGCCATCTGTATATCCGAGAGTGTCTGTAAGTTCTCTTTGTGCACTTGGATGAATACTAGTTCCATTCCTCCATGCCGTGGTCCAAAGGTCCGGTAGATTATCAATACTATTCTTCGTTTCAAAGCTGGCATTATCATTAACCTCTGCGGCACCGGCTAATTCCATATTCACTTCATCTAAATCCAGATAAGCCGATTCTTCACCGCCAACAGCAAATCTTATTGCAATTTGAATTGTATTAGGTTGAGTGGTAAACACCTTTGAATTTGTATTCCATGTCCAACCGCCATCCTTGTAAGTATTATGTATCTCATTAGTTGTTGTTCCATTTGCAGAAAACTCCAAAATGCTAAGATTGGTACTGCCTTTGGTCAAGTTATAGCGCATACTCGCTGAAAGCCTATAAGTGGCACCACCGGTAACCGGAACTTTATCAGACAAGACATACATATATGAAGATACATCGCCTACTCCACTATATAAACGATACTGATAGTTCCCTTTAACCCCTGGAGCATTGGAATCTCTTCTTGCATATGATCCTGAACTTGCTCCGTTTCTCCAGGCCGTCTCCCAAAGATCTGGCATACCATTGCTGTTCTGATCCTTCTCAAATCCACCGTTTCCGTTAAAGGAGATATTAGCACGTGTAGTTGAATTAGCTTGGAGCACATTCACGAAATTAACTTTATCCAGATCCAGTACTGCATTCTCTTCACCGCCCACTGCAAACCGTATTCGAATAGAGGTCGCTTTATCCAACGTAGTAAAGGTAATTGAATTCTTATTCCAATTGCCATCCCCAGATCTGAAGGTACGAGCCGATTCTAAAATCGCATTGTTACTGGCGTCTACTTGAATGACTGTTATCTCTGTAGCTCCTGTCAGAAGCAAGTATCTCATATAAGCTTGGATACGATAAGTAGCCTTACCACTTACCGGTATTGCATCTGATAAGACATACTGATAAGAACTTGGATCCTTTTTACCATTGGTCAAACGGTAAAACTTTAATCCATCAACCGAATAATCCGTTGATGTCGCATTCATTATGGCGGCACTTGGTGAGGAACTAGAACCGTTTCTCCACGCGGTCTCCCAAACATCCGGCAGGTTATTACCATTATCATCTTTTTCAAAACTATAGTTATCATTGACCGGGAAGGTACTTACTGCAAAGTTACGCCAAGCTTCCATGGTCGTTTTTCGACTTTTCAAATTACCGTTATTATCATAGGCATACGTAGTTCTAATTGCAGTGTCATGTTCAGTCTTAGTACTGAGGACTATTCGACCATTTGTATCGTATGTGTAAGTAAGCCATTCTGCAAAAACCTGATAAGGAAGCATAGTAAAAATCACTGCGGAAATCAATAATAATCTGAACAACCTATAATATCTTCTCATAATCACATGCACCTTTCATTTTCGAAAATAAACATAATTTGGAGTCAGAAGAAATACTTAATTCCTAAATGATCTTCCCTCTGCATATCCAAGTAGGAAAAAATTGAATTTAGATAACAGTCGGATTCATCATGCTACAGAAATACATCCGTTTTCCCACATCGTTGTAGTGCTGTTGCATTGGCTCAAAGCTAAGATCTCATATGGGTCACTCATGGATTATCAGATATAAATTCAATTGAGGTTTATATGGCTACTGAAATATCGTCTACATATACTATACCTTGCGCATTATTGCCAGTCCCATGCAAATGAAGATGAATTCGTGCAGAAACTGCATTAACTGGAGATGTGAGATTTCCCGAGAATGTTATCGATTCATTGGAAATATAAGAACCATTTTGTGCATAAAAGTCAATATACAACTGAATTTGGATCGGTATAACATGTTAACATTGACATAGCTTTCGATACTAAATGGTTTATTGGGTATAACAAGGATATTCTGAGAAATTCCTATGTAATTATTGTTAGGTATGTCCGTACTGAAATTATTTGATATCGGTAAAGATACTGAAAAAAATGTTCAAGTAACGATGGCCTATGATAGAGGAAATGGTCAATATTTCTCATCCTTGCAAATACAAAACATTCGCTGTCGTGGTGCAAAGGGATGACATTTAATTGAACTTTTACGACCACAATGAAGCTTCGGGTTATCGCCTATGCCAAATGCACGATGAAAAAGAGCTGCCGGAGCCTCTCTTTAACACTTGGTTATGAAAACAATCTTCAAAGAATAAGCAAAATTATAATGAGTGTAGCGAACGAACGACACCATTTGATTTCATTACCTAATCAGATTCCACTATAATAAGTATTGACTGTCTTTACTGCTTCAATATTTTAATATCATCTATTGAAATAGCCCCACCGTAATGCATCCCAAAGTTTAGAAAATAATCGCTATACGTTCCTGTTACAAACTCTACTTGTTTACTTCCTCTACTTCCAATCGCCTCATTCCATGTAGTCCAACCAACATCATTGTTTCCATCACCTGATAGTGTCCTTACAAAAAAGTCAAAATACCCTTTACTTGCAGGTGCATCTATTATTTTGTAATTGAAAGTCACGCTATAAGATGTATTTGGTTCTAGGTTGATTTTATTTGTATCCGAAATCATAAATACTGTCCAATCCACACTTTTTGCCCCAACTCCATATGCCGAATATGCCCCATTTACGACTTTGCTTGACTCTTTAGTTATGGATAATTCACCTATTAATGGAACATAACTGGTTGCCGTAATGTCTCCTTTTTCAAATCCTTCAAACTCTCTATGTATTTTCTTCACCAGATTTCCATTCCTATCATAATAGAAATCCACATATGAATTATCTTTAGAATAAATATAGTCTATTCGATTCTGGTCATAACTATATTTCAACTCCTGACTCTTGGTACTTTCTGCAAAAGCTAAATTCTCATTTGAGTCACAATTAGTAAAAAAAAATAACAAAATAACAATTGACCCCAGAAAAAAATCTTCCTAAGCTCCATGATCCTCACCCATCTCTCCTTTGTATTCAATATAATTTATTTGTCTTTATTGATTCAATCTAGTTGGACGTTTGCATAAACCAGCAACATAAATATACGGCAATAAGAACTGAACTGAGTGATGCAAAAAACCTATGTCCTACAAGAAATAAAACCAAGAAAAAGAATTGACTCATAACAGATTAACAACGCAATATAACATTATGGATCTGCTTTCACAAGCATATGCTATTAATTCGAATTTGAAAATGGATGTAATTTGTCGTAATTAAGGGATTTTTGTATAATCATACTGGCATTTGTCATTGAGAAAATTATTAAAATCCTCTACTATAAAATTATTACAGGCGTTAAAACAGGTTATAATAAAAGGAGCTATTAAGCAAAACACAAGCAATGCAAAATCTTCTTTCTCCATACTCTGCATAGTTGTGTCATGAAAGTATCGCTCTTTTTTTGTTATTTAGCAAATTCCTGCAACACATCTTACTTAATCATCTGATCCATTATTTCCAATCAACGACTACTTTTTCATATGTAACTCCCCCGCAGCTTCCGGATGAACACAATCTGCCCGATATGATACGCATTATGTGTCGTTACATTCCCCACGGCCTCCCACCACCGGCTGCCTTCAAGCCTTGGAATGCTATTCTGCAGTTTCTCTTCCGTAAGCACATCCTGCCACGTTAACAACACCTCCAGCAGCAGCTGCTGCAGTTCATGGAACGGCTTCGCCGAAGCTGCCCGGAACGTGCTGTCATTACTCTCCACCTTGGGAACAGCATCTATACTGCCCTGCAAAAACCGTGTCTGCCAAGTCTTATTCCAGTAGAGCAGATGATTCACAATCTCAGCGATGGAGTTACTCTCCCCATCCGCCTTCCAATTCGCTTCTTCCTCACTCAAGCCCTGCACAGCTTCAGTAAAGGGAACATACCAGCTGGCATCATTCGCATTTGCTAACAGTTGGTTAGCCAAAACATCTTTTGTGTGGAACAATGTTATACCACTCCATCCTATATTTTTTCCTAAATAAACCCTCTCATTAAAGCTTAGGTTATCACATTTCCGGAACAAATAAGCCGGATACTATAATTACATCCGATTTTTACCGCCACACAATATCCCCTTTACAAATTTTAACTTATGGTTTATTTTAACATTAAGTCATCATTAAACATTACACATTTCCCCTTAACTTTTAATATTCGCAAAACTACACACGGGAGGCTTCCATGGCACCACACTTAAACGATACCCTGCGAAAAAACATTACTTTTGCCTACAATGAAGCTCTGGAATTTGTCGTGTCCCTCGGCATGATTGCCTGTGAAGGGCAGCTGCTGGCGGTAGCGGAGGATTACAAGCTGGAGATGGACCCTATGGCTCTGGCCTACCATGAAGAAGCACGCACACGCCTGTCGCCGCATGCCTACCGTGAGCTTCAGTTCTTTTTTGGCTATAACTTTTTCCACAAAGCGCTGGATTTCGCCTTTTATGAATCGGTCTGTTCTTATGCTGAACCGCTGAGCGTGGAGATGTGGCTGGCCCGGCTGGAGGAAAGTCCTGCAGAAAAGACCGTGTCCGAAATGGTGTACGGGGTGTATCACGATCATCTGGATGAGCTGCTGCAGGGGCATGACTGGGAGGTTGCCAAACATGATATCCCGCTCCTCGCCGGGCTTGTAAGAAATACCGAGCCTCTGCAGGAGGTCGCTGCCGCGCAAGAGCCGCTGCTGGAATGCCTGAATTACCCGGAAGAATGCAAGCTGCGGTATATGCAGTTTCTGCGGCAGTTCCACAAGGATATATTCTCCCACTGGAGCGACGCGCTGCGTAACGAATCTGAGCAAGGCAGAGTCTACTATGAGCCGCTGTTCCAGGACAACCCGGAACGGTTCATCCGTGAGATCAACACCAATGATCCTGCCCAGTATGATATCCCCACCACTTTTCACATCAGCTTCATGTCACAGGTCGGCAATTACTTTCTTCATCTGTACAAAGATACCGGGGAGCTCGGCTGGGTTGTGTTTGGGATACATAATGAGCAGGCTTTTGGGCCTCCGGCTGCCCGGGAGAAGGTAGAACTGTTTTTGAAAGCCTTTTCCGATAAAAGAAGACTGGACTTTCTCCTCCTGCTCAAAAAACGTCCGCATTACGGACAGGAGATTGCAGCCGCACTTGGCATTACCCCGGCAGCAGTTAATTACCATGCCAACTTCCTGTTCTTCCTGGGCCTGATTGAGCTCAAACGGGAGGATCACCGGCTGTATTACCATCTTCACACAGACAAACTGGAGGAGCTGCTCTCCCTGACGTCCAAAGTGATGCTGGATGAGGGATATTAGCCCGGAGCATAATCCAACGTTATTTTAAATTAGGGAGGATCTCATGTGAAAAGATCAGCACAGCAGGAAGACGCGGCAACAGCCAGCGTTATTCCGTCTTCCGGCACGTTCATGCGTTTACTGAAGCTTGGCAAGCCTTATATCGACTGGTATGTGATGCTCTGTCTGCTCGCTGCAGTCATTTCACTGACTACGGTAGGTATGGCGGAATGTCTGCGGCGGATCATTAATGCGGCAACCAATCAGGATATGACCGGCCTTGCAGCGGCAGCTGTACTTGCCATAACGATCGCAGTGGCCGATGTAGCGGCCAGCTTTGTGAAGAACTATTTAACGGGTGTTCTGGAGTACAAATCGACTTCGAGATTGCAGATTGCACTGCTGGATAAGCTGCTGCATTCGCAGATTAAAGAGCTGGACCGCTATCACTCCGCCGATCTGATCAGCCGGATCAATGACTCCGCGCCTGCCGCCCAGCAGGGCATCAACAACAAAACAATCGAGCTCTTCAGCAATGTGATGCAAATATTGTTCCTGCTCACCTATCTCCTGTCGCTTCAATATGTCTTAACCATCGGTACGATTCTAATCTGCGCCCTCGTCCCTCTCGTCATGATTCCCTTCACTGCCCGCATGCGCGCGCTCCATCAGCAAAGACAGGAGGTTGAAACCGCCCAGCAGATGTTTATTCAGGATACGGTGCAGGGAGCCGAGGTCGTCCGCGCTTTCTCGCTGGCCCCTCAGCTGAACCGGAAATTCACTGAACGGGTGAACCAATTCTTCAAAATCCATCTTCCGGTCTCCCGGCTTGAAGCCGTGGGCTATAATCTGCCGTTCGCTGTCGTGCTCGGAGGATTGCTGTATCTGCTCTCCTACGGCGGGTATCTCGTTATTGATGGCCGGCTGGATGTGGGAGCTGTAGCAGCCTTTCTGATCTGTTTTGAACAGTTAACGAATCCGGTCTCGAAGCTGGCTAATCTTTGGACAGAACTCCAGTCCTCCCTGGCCCAGGGGAACCGGCTGTTCGAAATGCTCGACCTGAAGACGGAAGATGAAAGACAGGCTGGGGACACCCAGGACCTGAGACATGTTGAGCAGAGCGGGCTATCAGTGTTGACTATTACTTTTAACAACGTAAGTTTTAACTACAATAGGGATCCTGTCTTACAAAATATCTGCCTCACTATCGCCCCCGGCAAAGTCACGGCACTCGCCGGCCCCAGCGGCAGCGGCAAAAGCACGCTCCTGCATCTCCTGCTTGGAGAATATGAACCGGCGGAAGGCAGCATTGAATGCGGCGGCGTTCCGTTAAGCAGCATCCCTCCCCGGCTGTGGCGGGGCAGCTTGGCTTATGTATCCCAGGAGCCCTATCTCTTCTCGGGAACGCTATATGAGAATATCGCCTGGGGCAGATCCGGGGCCACCCATGAAGAAGTGATCAAGGCAGCACAAAAAGCCGGTATCCACGAATTCATCATGAGCACACCGCTGCAGTATGAGACCGCTATCGGTGAACGGGGCCTTACCTTGTCCGGAGGAGAGCGGCAGCGGTTGTCCATCGCCAGAGCTTTTATCCGGGAACCAAGGCTCCTGCTGCTGGACGAACCAACGGCCGCACTCGACAGCCACAACGAGCAGATTGTGCAGCATGCGCTGCAGGAGCTGATGCGCGACCGCACAACGATGGTCATTGCCCACAGATTATCGACGATCCGGGAGGCGGATCAGATATATTTTATGGAAGCGGGAACGGTTATGGAAGAAGGCACACATGAGAAACTCATGGCCATGGAGGGCAAATATTACACAATGGTTGAAGCCTCTGCCAAAAGTGAAGTTATACCAGCAGCAGCCGGGGAGGTAAGTCTATGAACGCCAAAAGTCAAAGCCGTCTGACACTGCTGGCTGCCCTGCGCCGGCTAATGACTTATTCCCGGGGTTACCGGTTCATGTTCATTGCGGCCATCCTTCTACTCTCTGCCAGGCTGGTGTTGGATGTCGGTTTTGCAGCGGTTCAGCAGATGTTCATCGATACCATTAACAGCGCCAATATGGCATCACTTACACGTTTGACGGTTATTTGTGCTACTGCCTGTACGCTGATTATCCTCTGTCTCATGCTGCAGCATTATTTCCGCTTTGTGGTGCAGAGCAGGATATCCTGGGATCTGCGCGCGGCAATGTTTGACAAGACTCACCGCATGCCCTTCCGCCAGCTGCAGTCCATGCATTCCGGAGATTTGACCTCACGCAACAACAAGGATGCGGGCGCAGCCTCCGGCATGATTAACAGCATTGTATATGATTTGAATTACAATCTGATTCTGTGTTTCGTTTCATTTCTCTATCTGGCCAAAATGGATGTCTGGATCGCACTGCTCGCCCTTGGCTCAGGTCCTCTCGTGTTTCTCTCCGGCCGGTTCTTTGACCGCAGATTGCGTAAATTATCTTCTGAAATCTATGCCAAAGAGTCGGAGCTCCGGGGCCTTCTCCAGGAGACGCTTCAGGGCCTGAAGATTGTGCGGGCCTTCTCTCTGGAAGAGACACTTCTCCGGAAATACACGGTGGAACGCGGGAAGCTTAATGTCATGCAGCACCGTAGAACACTCTTGAATACGCTGCTGTGGCACACCTCTGCGCTTGTGAACAATCTGGTAATGGTATCTTGTGCCGCTCTGATTGCCTTGTCTGCGCTAAAAGGCGGCACAACCGCCGGAGAAGTGCTTGCTTTTATCATTCTGATGGGGCGTGTCCAGTGGCCCTTTGTGCATATGTCCCAGACTTGGGGCGGGGTCCAGGAGGCGCTGGGGGCAGCAGACCGTGTATTTGAGGTATTGGATGGTCCTGCCGAGGGCTCGTATCCGACCCCGGTCATACCGCTCCATGCTTCTGACAGCTCAGACGAATCTGCCGCACTAACGGTACAGGACCTTCATTACAGCTATTCTTCTGCACAAAATAACGGCAGCCCGCTGTTCACCGGCGTGAACCTCCGGGTCCGTCATGGCGAAACTGTCGCTGTGGTCGGTCCAAGCGGCTCCGGCAAAACAACACTTGCCCGCTTATGCTGCGGATTATATCCGCCTGATGACGGCAGTATTGCCATTTACGGTAACCATGTTCAGAACAATCTCGAAAAAGCCCGGAGGCTGATCACCTATGTCCCCCAGAATCCCTATCTGTTCTCAGGAACAGTCAGAGACAATATTGCCTTCAGCGCAAGTGAAGCAAGCGACGAAGAAATTCAGGAAGCTGCCCGTCTGGCCGGCGCCGATGAATTTATTGCGCGAATGCCGGACGGTTATGACACGGTCATAGGTGAACATGGTTCAACCTTATCCGGCGGGCAGCGGCAGCGGATCGCGATTGCCCGGGCTTTTCTAAGGAATGCACCACTCCTGCTGCTGGATGAAGCCACGTCTGCACTCGATAATGAATCGGAGCGGATGATCCAGCAGTCGCTTGATTTGCTGATGCAGAACCGGACCACGCTGGTCATCGCCCACCGGTTGTCCACGGTGCGTGAAGCTTCCAGAATTATTGTGCTGGATCAGGGAAGGATTGTGGAGGAAGGCACTCATGAGGAATTATTGGCGCAGAAAGGGCTTTACTCTGAACTGTATCATATACAATTCAAGGCATCTGATGCGGAAAGCGGTGAACGGAAAGAGTGCTCGGCTACACAGCCTGCTTGACCTACCATTAACAGCTGATAAGTAGCCCATTGTATGCGAAAAACCAAGTATATTGGCCCACTGAGAAGAGAAGTGAACCCCTTGTATGCGAAAAACCGAGTACAAGGGGCCACTGCGATGGGAACCGAGTTCAATGTACTCGAAAAACCGAGTACATTGGGCCACCGAGAAGGGAAACAAGCCCTTGTACACGAAAAACCGAGTACATTAAGCCACTGCGACGGGAACCGAGCCTATTGTACACGAAAAAACGAGTACATTGGGCTACTGCGATGGGAAACGAACCTATTGTACACGAAAAAACGAGTACATTGGGCTA
Coding sequences:
- a CDS encoding discoidin domain-containing protein yields the protein MRDYKIVCFILLFIILGPTSIYAETFSNTTSMVYHYDPSNNRLDYTVSSKNSVIYYLYDKNGNLKRKFPVSGNPIFTSSSIEGWEPYKLSDNNAHTVWSSKNRGNESDVEWVAVDLGKSRIVSGVQVTPRSKLSFPVNFKIQSSEDAETWTDIPGHSYSNYINDGSIRTFEFGSSVVAKYIRIYATKLGRDDNGGYYFQLADINVQFSTVATSSALSDWPASRLVDQNASTSWSSIARYPSTSTEWIIVDSGDIQMIGGIQLTPRAKLGFPVDFKIQSSADAKSWTDVQGQAYTGYVNNGSIQTFTFESPVIAQYIRVYVTKLGTDDNGGYYFQLADVKTQLSTVATSSTTSGWPASRLVDQNVSTTWSSVARYPSTSTEWVAVDSGTIQKINGIQLTPRSSLGFPVDFKIQSSTDAIFWKDVQGQSYTGYVNNGLIKRFIFEEPVTARYIRVYASKLGTDDNGGYYFQLSEFQIIK
- a CDS encoding carbohydrate binding domain-containing protein — translated: MYRNKFIGFGVQLFSLCILVIIMYPNEIQASSNSNNLISNPGFENQAGNEKVAVDWERQGSGIFEVIQTPVSEGLRAQKITVSNLPEGQIAAVKQNFTVTPGEPFSLSGRFYIESISNAKVQLYADFYKEDAYLSSTIFELPSHSTGQYITLGGNAQVPNDATSVAIHCLIRSTSTNGSGSFIADSVRFIYTNDTNLIANADFETSTTPLSKSDDWDYTTSYNPVFDSITSPTMSGNRAQKITGSSLPNNQYVGILQKIKVEPGEHFQVNGAISINSLINAKAQLYIDFMTPTGYSGASIIEHHTVTNGEYITLSSTGLIPNDTTYAVVYVLIRSTSNNGSGTVFVDSLDFKYSEEANNINNGNFESQGSSVLAKGWIPSFGNGSYKTQLFRDEKKNHVQKIEASNISADAAVGVSQILKVIPNQKYTISGRIKIDNLSNAKVQLYADFMSQGSYLGANIVELPSTTYGGYTTVSNTGTVPRNAETVRLYALIRATNNNGAAVIYIDDMIFSYNSNLLSNSDFEVSNIGTEEPKNWTVIQQQGSESEIQLVEDIPVTYNTVSQYSQAGRLTSMKFMHNGQPFNTLFKYDLNGNQIKKINIKSALNNQQVLNGKKSQKVAAQWIPNNEYVGVSQSLRVLPNKTYTIAGNINASMLYQAKVQMYIDFYSANGSYIANSIKELNEVTNGFKLLTNQGTIPPSAVSATVYFLIRSTGEDGAGMFFLDSVSFSYN
- a CDS encoding DinB family protein, whose product is MFHTKDVLANQLLANANDASWYVPFTEAVQGLSEEEANWKADGESNSIAEIVNHLLYWNKTWQTRFLQGSIDAVPKVESNDSTFRAASAKPFHELQQLLLEVLLTWQDVLTEEKLQNSIPRLEGSRWWEAVGNVTTHNAYHIGQIVFIRKLRGSYI
- a CDS encoding winged helix-turn-helix domain-containing protein; amino-acid sequence: MAPHLNDTLRKNITFAYNEALEFVVSLGMIACEGQLLAVAEDYKLEMDPMALAYHEEARTRLSPHAYRELQFFFGYNFFHKALDFAFYESVCSYAEPLSVEMWLARLEESPAEKTVSEMVYGVYHDHLDELLQGHDWEVAKHDIPLLAGLVRNTEPLQEVAAAQEPLLECLNYPEECKLRYMQFLRQFHKDIFSHWSDALRNESEQGRVYYEPLFQDNPERFIREINTNDPAQYDIPTTFHISFMSQVGNYFLHLYKDTGELGWVVFGIHNEQAFGPPAAREKVELFLKAFSDKRRLDFLLLLKKRPHYGQEIAAALGITPAAVNYHANFLFFLGLIELKREDHRLYYHLHTDKLEELLSLTSKVMLDEGY
- a CDS encoding ABC transporter ATP-binding protein, whose amino-acid sequence is MKRSAQQEDAATASVIPSSGTFMRLLKLGKPYIDWYVMLCLLAAVISLTTVGMAECLRRIINAATNQDMTGLAAAAVLAITIAVADVAASFVKNYLTGVLEYKSTSRLQIALLDKLLHSQIKELDRYHSADLISRINDSAPAAQQGINNKTIELFSNVMQILFLLTYLLSLQYVLTIGTILICALVPLVMIPFTARMRALHQQRQEVETAQQMFIQDTVQGAEVVRAFSLAPQLNRKFTERVNQFFKIHLPVSRLEAVGYNLPFAVVLGGLLYLLSYGGYLVIDGRLDVGAVAAFLICFEQLTNPVSKLANLWTELQSSLAQGNRLFEMLDLKTEDERQAGDTQDLRHVEQSGLSVLTITFNNVSFNYNRDPVLQNICLTIAPGKVTALAGPSGSGKSTLLHLLLGEYEPAEGSIECGGVPLSSIPPRLWRGSLAYVSQEPYLFSGTLYENIAWGRSGATHEEVIKAAQKAGIHEFIMSTPLQYETAIGERGLTLSGGERQRLSIARAFIREPRLLLLDEPTAALDSHNEQIVQHALQELMRDRTTMVIAHRLSTIREADQIYFMEAGTVMEEGTHEKLMAMEGKYYTMVEASAKSEVIPAAAGEVSL